The proteins below are encoded in one region of Aeromonas jandaei:
- the pykF gene encoding pyruvate kinase PykF — MKKTKIVCTIGPKTESKEMLAKMLDAGMNVMRLNFSHGDYEEHGTRIRNLREVMAETGKRAAILLDTKGPEIRTMKLEGGNDVALVAGQTFTFTTDQTVVGNKDKVAVTYAGFANDLRVGNRILVDDGLIGLDVIEITEREVVCKVLNNGDLGENKGVNLPGVSIKLPALAEKDKRDLIFGCEQSVDFVAASFIRKKEDVLEIREHLKAHGGENIQIISKIENQEGLDNFDEILAVSDGIMVARGDMGVEIPVEEVIFAQKMIIAKCNKARKVVITATQMLDSMIKNPRPTRAEAGDVANAILDGTDAVMLSGESAKGKYPLEAVTIMATICERTDAVMPSNLSASNDSNKLRITEAVCKGAVETSEKLDAPLIVVATEGGKSAKAIRKYFPKAWILAITTNKKTAAQLVLTKGVVAHVVDSIASTDDFYRIGKEAALEIGMGQKGDVVVMVSGALVPSGTTNTASVHVL; from the coding sequence ATGAAAAAGACCAAAATCGTCTGCACCATCGGTCCCAAGACCGAATCCAAAGAAATGCTGGCAAAAATGCTGGACGCCGGCATGAACGTCATGCGCCTGAACTTCTCTCACGGTGATTACGAAGAGCACGGCACCCGTATCCGCAACCTGCGCGAAGTGATGGCCGAGACCGGCAAGCGCGCAGCTATCCTGCTGGATACCAAGGGTCCGGAAATCCGTACCATGAAGCTGGAAGGTGGCAATGACGTAGCACTGGTTGCTGGCCAGACCTTCACCTTCACCACCGACCAGACCGTGGTTGGCAACAAAGACAAAGTGGCCGTGACCTATGCAGGTTTCGCCAACGACCTGCGCGTCGGCAACCGCATCCTGGTTGACGACGGCCTGATCGGTCTGGACGTCATCGAAATCACCGAGCGCGAAGTTGTTTGTAAAGTACTGAACAACGGCGATCTGGGCGAGAACAAGGGCGTCAACCTGCCGGGCGTCTCCATCAAGCTGCCGGCCCTGGCCGAGAAAGACAAGCGCGACCTGATCTTCGGTTGCGAGCAGAGCGTTGATTTCGTTGCTGCTTCCTTCATCCGCAAGAAAGAAGACGTACTGGAAATCCGTGAGCACCTGAAAGCCCACGGTGGCGAGAACATCCAGATCATCTCCAAGATCGAAAACCAGGAAGGTCTGGACAACTTCGACGAGATCCTGGCTGTTTCCGACGGCATCATGGTTGCTCGTGGCGACATGGGTGTAGAGATCCCGGTTGAAGAGGTTATCTTCGCCCAGAAGATGATCATCGCCAAGTGCAACAAGGCCCGCAAAGTGGTTATCACTGCCACCCAGATGCTGGACTCCATGATCAAGAACCCGCGTCCGACCCGCGCCGAAGCCGGCGACGTGGCCAACGCCATCCTGGACGGTACCGACGCAGTCATGCTGTCCGGTGAGTCCGCCAAGGGTAAGTACCCGCTGGAAGCCGTGACCATCATGGCCACCATCTGCGAGCGTACCGATGCCGTGATGCCGTCCAACCTGTCTGCTTCTAACGACAGCAACAAGCTGCGCATCACCGAAGCCGTATGTAAAGGCGCGGTAGAGACCTCCGAGAAGCTGGACGCCCCGCTGATCGTGGTTGCCACCGAAGGCGGCAAGTCTGCCAAGGCTATCCGCAAGTACTTCCCGAAAGCCTGGATCCTGGCGATCACCACCAACAAGAAGACCGCTGCCCAGCTGGTTCTGACCAAGGGTGTGGTTGCTCACGTGGTTGACAGCATCGCCTCTACCGACGATTTCTATCGCATCGGTAAAGAAGCCGCGCTGGAAATCGGCATGGGCCAGAAAGGTGACGTAGTTGTGATGGTCTCCGGTGCTCTGGTACCGAGCGGCACCACCAACACCGCTTCTGTTCACGTTCTTTAA
- a CDS encoding DODA-type extradiol aromatic ring-opening family dioxygenase codes for MSLAPVWFISHGAPDLVLRDQPATRFLSTLRLGDLKGLVVISAHWFSRELQINVEPKPALMYDFYGFPEPLYRMRWPASSPEWLQQAVGDQLTLAGLAATPVRRELDHGVWSPLSLIDPDSEIPLVQISIPASFTPTQLWQLGEALADLRSQGIGILASGAITHNLRALGPEGSPVPRWASQFVDWLEGAMAAGEREALLDYRRLAPGAVESHPHDDHLRPLFVALGAAQGKAPTLLHESWDGGSLYMGAYRFD; via the coding sequence ATGTCCCTCGCCCCTGTCTGGTTTATCTCTCACGGCGCACCGGATCTGGTGTTGCGTGATCAACCTGCCACCCGTTTTCTGAGCACCCTGCGGCTGGGGGATCTCAAGGGATTGGTGGTCATCTCCGCTCACTGGTTCAGTCGCGAGCTGCAAATCAACGTCGAGCCCAAGCCGGCGCTGATGTACGACTTTTACGGCTTCCCCGAGCCGCTCTACCGGATGCGCTGGCCAGCCAGCAGCCCCGAATGGTTACAGCAGGCGGTGGGCGATCAGCTGACGCTGGCGGGGTTGGCAGCCACCCCGGTGAGGCGCGAGCTGGACCACGGGGTCTGGTCACCGCTCTCCCTGATCGACCCGGACAGCGAGATCCCGCTGGTGCAGATCTCCATCCCTGCCAGCTTCACCCCGACCCAGCTCTGGCAGCTGGGGGAGGCACTTGCCGACTTGCGCAGTCAGGGGATTGGTATCCTCGCCTCCGGCGCCATCACCCACAACCTGCGGGCCTTGGGGCCCGAGGGGTCGCCGGTGCCGCGCTGGGCGAGCCAGTTTGTCGACTGGCTGGAAGGGGCGATGGCGGCAGGGGAGCGAGAGGCGCTGCTCGACTATCGTCGGTTGGCCCCCGGAGCGGTGGAGTCCCATCCCCACGATGACCACCTGCGCCCGCTCTTTGTGGCGCTGGGGGCTGCGCAGGGCAAGGCACCGACCCTGCTGCACGAGAGCTGGGATGGCGGCAGCCTCTACATGGGGGCTTACCGCTTCGATTAA
- a CDS encoding AAA family ATPase has product MKILSLSGENLASLTGAFTIDFTRGALGAAGLFAITGNTGAGKSTLLDAICLALYDEMPRFIANRKNVAEVGRMDDEEKLKANDVRGILSRGHASGFAEVQFRGCDGRIWLARWAVRRARNRAEGRFQAQERTLTDVESGQVFSGSKRELQDRIDELVGLSWEQFRRAVILPQGEFAAFLKSDANERSALLERMTGTELYSAISIQTYERAREEQQKLTAITQRLGDVALMDEATREQWVSRQVSLATTLKHEQQQQQLMQDLRDLNGRIATQQQGCSEGEAALEAALQAHGAAAPEREEFARAEQAQVARADHDELARLTLEVQQQEKVIAELGPELAKLEEQTQQSALTEQQLLAEKIAAEREWGALQPELKRAQELDTRIREKQQQLQKIQQEGTQEREVQLTLEQGWREQSQQVEQLRRQHQQWSLWLEENKELAPVARQWQPLLTAMQDWAGDADKLQQLLTLRDHKLRALQQLQRQLEQGQQERDYWQHEQTRLQQQQNELQEQQWESRLAKAQELWQQQTEQLGQLRQLLELADYGRNHGEQHTRLQQEIAQLEQALGKLATLGDELAPARERLALQRDEARHALEQSRAVATFEQYRHILSDGTPCPLCGAEEHPYSQSQPQVAGILGQLAERARSLELEWERLNHQYIQCESERQELARQLAVRQQHLPELEARAEQLTQRWLQLGGDTLLGHPLPLRQSPIEWNELMSTLLGHGQTLEQGLAHSQQLLRQAQLGQQQLQGVRQQLSQLGAQHQQFEQQWQETDRHRIALEGEVKAMGEQEATLRQRLEQGGNRLDEQMAGQPWRQWLGSQQWREWQRACEAWLHGQSEWERLASEIASLTPARSAQEARLQTQRELLHRLERDYKEHEQQRQGLLTSRAACLGGEEIALVENRWQQRLQQLASELEAMQQSARALRERQTELKTRLTHVEQEKQVSSRRKREVLGRWAAHASTLGIAEYDLRRLLAISPDELKARRAALQGLEDAVGEARTRLAERQRALALEESKRERYREHHPELAALPQEELLLRLTALEAHCRELDEQLFECKSTLAQAEAAALKAGSLQQELAAQQAVADHWQQLCDLIGQANGAKFRTFAQSLTLERLLLEANAQLAELSPRYRLERVPGTDLALQVVDLDMGDEVRSVDSLSGGESFLVSLALALALSSLSSRQTQVESLFIDEGFGTLDPDSLDLALASLDSLQAAGRQIGVISHVQTLVERIGVQVRVEALGGGESRVIVP; this is encoded by the coding sequence ATGAAAATCTTGTCTCTGTCTGGTGAGAATCTGGCCAGTCTGACCGGCGCCTTCACCATCGACTTTACCCGCGGGGCACTCGGCGCCGCGGGGCTGTTTGCCATCACCGGCAATACCGGCGCCGGCAAGAGCACATTGCTCGACGCTATTTGTCTCGCCCTCTACGACGAGATGCCGCGCTTTATCGCCAATCGCAAGAACGTGGCCGAAGTGGGCCGCATGGATGACGAGGAGAAGCTCAAGGCCAACGACGTGCGCGGCATCCTCAGCCGCGGCCATGCCAGCGGCTTTGCCGAGGTACAGTTTCGCGGCTGCGATGGTCGCATCTGGCTGGCCCGCTGGGCGGTGCGCCGCGCCCGCAACCGCGCCGAAGGGCGCTTTCAGGCACAGGAGCGCACCCTGACCGATGTCGAGTCGGGTCAGGTTTTCTCCGGCAGCAAGCGGGAGCTGCAGGATCGCATCGATGAACTGGTGGGGCTCTCCTGGGAGCAGTTCCGCCGCGCGGTGATCCTGCCGCAGGGGGAGTTTGCCGCCTTCCTCAAATCGGACGCCAACGAGCGCTCCGCCCTGCTCGAACGAATGACCGGCACCGAGCTCTACTCCGCCATCTCCATCCAGACCTATGAGCGGGCGCGGGAGGAGCAGCAGAAGCTGACCGCCATCACCCAGCGCCTCGGCGACGTGGCGCTGATGGACGAGGCAACCCGCGAGCAGTGGGTAAGCCGGCAGGTGAGCCTCGCCACCACCCTCAAGCATGAGCAGCAACAACAGCAGCTGATGCAGGATCTGCGTGACCTCAACGGTCGCATCGCCACCCAGCAGCAAGGTTGCAGCGAGGGTGAAGCCGCGCTGGAGGCCGCTCTGCAGGCCCACGGCGCCGCCGCTCCCGAGCGCGAGGAGTTCGCCCGCGCCGAGCAGGCACAGGTGGCCCGCGCCGATCACGACGAGCTGGCCCGCCTCACTCTTGAGGTGCAGCAGCAGGAGAAGGTGATCGCCGAGCTGGGGCCGGAGCTGGCCAAACTCGAGGAGCAGACCCAGCAGAGCGCCCTCACCGAACAGCAGCTGCTGGCCGAGAAAATTGCCGCCGAGCGCGAATGGGGCGCCCTGCAACCCGAACTCAAGCGGGCACAGGAGCTGGACACCCGCATTCGGGAAAAGCAGCAGCAGTTGCAGAAGATCCAGCAGGAGGGGACTCAGGAGCGGGAAGTGCAGCTCACCCTCGAGCAGGGGTGGCGCGAACAGAGTCAGCAGGTGGAACAGCTCAGGCGCCAGCACCAGCAGTGGAGCCTCTGGCTGGAAGAGAACAAGGAGCTGGCACCGGTCGCCCGCCAGTGGCAGCCCCTGCTCACCGCCATGCAGGATTGGGCCGGGGATGCCGACAAGCTGCAACAACTGCTCACCCTGCGGGATCACAAGCTGCGCGCCCTGCAGCAGCTGCAGCGCCAGCTGGAACAGGGTCAGCAGGAGCGCGACTACTGGCAACATGAACAGACGCGGCTACAGCAGCAACAGAACGAGTTGCAGGAGCAGCAGTGGGAGAGCCGCCTCGCCAAGGCGCAGGAGCTGTGGCAGCAACAGACCGAACAGCTGGGCCAGCTGCGCCAGCTGCTGGAGCTGGCCGACTATGGCCGCAATCACGGCGAGCAGCATACCCGCTTGCAACAGGAGATTGCCCAGCTGGAGCAGGCGCTCGGCAAACTCGCCACCCTTGGCGACGAGCTGGCGCCAGCCCGCGAGCGGCTCGCCCTGCAGCGGGACGAGGCGCGCCACGCGCTGGAGCAGTCCCGAGCGGTGGCCACGTTCGAGCAGTATCGCCATATCCTGAGCGATGGCACCCCCTGCCCGCTCTGCGGCGCCGAGGAGCACCCCTACAGCCAGAGCCAGCCGCAGGTGGCGGGTATTCTCGGTCAACTGGCGGAGCGGGCCCGCAGCCTGGAGCTCGAATGGGAGCGGCTCAACCACCAATACATTCAGTGCGAGAGCGAGCGTCAGGAGCTGGCTCGCCAGCTGGCAGTGCGCCAGCAGCACCTGCCGGAGCTGGAGGCGCGCGCCGAACAGCTGACCCAGCGCTGGCTGCAGCTGGGAGGCGATACCCTGCTGGGCCATCCGCTGCCGCTGCGCCAGAGCCCCATCGAGTGGAACGAGCTGATGAGCACCCTGCTCGGCCACGGCCAGACGCTGGAGCAGGGGCTGGCCCACAGCCAGCAACTGCTGCGTCAGGCCCAGCTAGGCCAGCAGCAGTTGCAGGGAGTGCGTCAGCAGCTGAGCCAGCTGGGCGCCCAGCACCAGCAGTTCGAGCAGCAGTGGCAGGAGACTGACCGTCATCGCATTGCGCTGGAAGGGGAAGTGAAGGCAATGGGCGAGCAGGAAGCGACCCTGCGCCAGCGCCTCGAACAGGGGGGCAACCGTCTCGATGAACAGATGGCTGGCCAACCCTGGCGCCAGTGGCTCGGCAGCCAGCAGTGGCGCGAGTGGCAGCGGGCCTGCGAGGCCTGGCTGCACGGCCAGAGCGAGTGGGAGCGGCTGGCCAGCGAGATCGCCAGCCTCACCCCGGCCCGGAGCGCACAGGAGGCGCGCCTGCAGACCCAGCGCGAGCTGCTGCACAGGCTGGAGCGGGACTACAAGGAGCACGAGCAGCAGCGGCAGGGCCTGCTGACAAGCCGCGCTGCCTGTCTGGGTGGCGAGGAGATCGCACTGGTCGAGAACCGCTGGCAGCAACGACTGCAGCAGCTCGCCAGCGAACTTGAGGCGATGCAACAGAGCGCCCGCGCCCTGCGCGAGCGGCAGACCGAGCTCAAGACCCGTCTCACCCATGTGGAGCAGGAGAAACAGGTGAGCAGCCGCCGCAAACGGGAGGTGCTGGGCCGCTGGGCTGCCCACGCCAGTACCCTCGGCATCGCCGAATATGACTTGCGCCGCCTGCTGGCCATCAGCCCCGATGAGCTCAAGGCGCGCCGTGCCGCCCTGCAAGGGCTGGAGGATGCGGTTGGCGAGGCGCGCACCCGCCTTGCCGAGCGGCAGCGGGCGCTGGCGCTGGAGGAGAGCAAGCGGGAGCGCTATCGCGAACATCACCCCGAGCTGGCTGCCCTGCCGCAGGAGGAGCTGCTGCTGCGGCTCACGGCGCTGGAAGCCCACTGCCGCGAGCTCGACGAGCAACTGTTCGAGTGCAAGAGCACGCTGGCGCAGGCCGAAGCGGCCGCCCTCAAGGCGGGCAGCCTGCAACAGGAGCTGGCCGCCCAGCAGGCGGTGGCCGATCACTGGCAGCAGTTGTGCGATCTGATCGGGCAGGCCAACGGCGCCAAGTTCCGCACCTTTGCCCAGAGCCTCACCCTCGAACGCCTGTTGCTGGAGGCCAACGCCCAGCTCGCCGAGCTCTCGCCCCGCTACCGGCTGGAGCGGGTGCCCGGCACCGATCTGGCACTGCAGGTGGTGGATCTCGACATGGGGGACGAAGTGCGCTCGGTGGACTCCCTCTCCGGCGGCGAGAGTTTTCTGGTGTCGCTGGCGCTGGCGCTGGCCCTCTCCAGCCTCTCGTCGCGGCAGACCCAGGTCGAATCGCTGTTTATCGACGAGGGGTTCGGCACCCTGGATCCGGACAGTCTGGATCTGGCGCTCGCCAGCCTCGACTCCCTGCAGGCCGCCGGTCGCCAGATCGGGGTTATCTCCCACGTCCAGACCCTGGTGGAGCGGATTGGCGTACAAGTCAGAGTTGAAGCCCTCGGTGGCGGCGAAAGCCGGGTTATCGTCCCCTGA
- a CDS encoding exonuclease SbcCD subunit D C-terminal domain-containing protein, with the protein MKILHTADWHLGHQLHGHDRRFEHDAFLDWLTDTLKAREIDALLVAGDLFDTANPPASAWQQLYRFLARLRAELPHLNMVLIGGNHDSPSKLDAPHELLRAFDLHLVGSISRDGDGKLDIDRLLVPLQDREGKIAAWCAAVPFLRSSDLRVEQLAEGQDRLIEGVRQIYAEVLAEGRARCGDDLPLIAMGHAYLAAGQLSELSERRVLGGNQHALPAELFAGADYTALGHLHLAQSPAEGVHYSGSPLPLSLAEANYNHQVLEVTFAEGKLAGLERIPVPRAVEMIRLPQSPLDEALEAIEALTLPPCPQEAQPFLEVRLLLPKPEARIRERILAAIADKPMRLTRISTQYQGSGKGLADGRERRRLDELSPTEVFRLCYQRQFEGEPEAQLVASFEEILEQVKESNQ; encoded by the coding sequence ATGAAAATCCTCCATACCGCCGACTGGCATCTTGGCCATCAACTCCATGGTCACGACCGCCGTTTTGAACACGATGCCTTCCTCGACTGGCTGACCGATACCCTCAAGGCACGCGAGATCGACGCCCTGCTGGTAGCGGGCGATCTGTTTGATACCGCCAATCCGCCCGCCAGCGCCTGGCAACAGCTCTACCGTTTTCTGGCGCGGCTGCGCGCCGAGCTGCCTCACCTCAACATGGTGCTGATCGGCGGCAACCACGACTCCCCCTCCAAGCTGGATGCCCCCCACGAGCTGCTGCGCGCCTTTGACCTGCATCTGGTAGGCAGCATCAGCCGCGATGGTGATGGCAAACTCGACATCGACCGTCTGCTGGTACCGCTGCAAGACCGGGAGGGCAAGATTGCCGCCTGGTGCGCCGCCGTGCCCTTCCTGCGCAGCAGCGATCTGCGGGTGGAACAGCTGGCAGAGGGGCAAGACAGGCTGATCGAAGGGGTACGCCAAATCTACGCCGAGGTGCTGGCCGAAGGGCGCGCCCGCTGCGGCGATGATCTGCCGCTCATCGCCATGGGCCATGCCTATCTGGCGGCAGGCCAGCTCTCCGAGCTTTCAGAGCGGCGAGTGCTCGGCGGCAACCAGCACGCCCTGCCTGCCGAACTCTTTGCCGGTGCCGACTATACGGCGCTCGGTCACCTCCATCTGGCCCAGAGCCCGGCCGAGGGGGTGCACTACAGCGGCTCGCCGCTGCCGCTTTCGCTCGCCGAAGCCAACTACAACCATCAGGTGCTGGAAGTAACCTTTGCAGAAGGCAAACTGGCCGGGCTGGAGCGGATCCCGGTGCCCCGCGCAGTGGAGATGATCCGTCTGCCCCAGAGCCCTCTCGACGAGGCACTCGAAGCCATCGAGGCACTGACGCTCCCCCCTTGTCCACAAGAAGCACAACCCTTCCTCGAAGTGCGGTTGCTGCTGCCCAAGCCAGAGGCCCGCATCCGCGAGCGGATTCTGGCGGCCATCGCCGACAAACCGATGCGGCTGACCCGCATCAGTACCCAGTATCAGGGCTCGGGCAAAGGGCTGGCCGATGGTCGCGAGCGGCGCAGGCTGGATGAGCTCTCCCCCACCGAGGTGTTTCGCCTCTGCTATCAGCGCCAGTTTGAGGGGGAGCCCGAGGCACAGCTGGTCGCCTCGTTTGAAGAGATCCTGGAGCAGGTGAAGGAGTCAAACCAATGA
- a CDS encoding GNAT family N-acetyltransferase: MLRPSRPEDMDEIVEIWLLASLQAHDFVDASCWWQAQEDLRTRYLDHAHIWVFEERGDLLGFMALVDNYLAALFVRPDRQGRGVGHALLQEAKRQGASLHARVFVENSQAVRFYRRHGFVIEAEESDPLTGHPQYKMCCEPA; this comes from the coding sequence ATGTTGCGGCCCAGTCGCCCCGAAGACATGGACGAGATCGTCGAAATCTGGTTGCTGGCCTCCCTGCAGGCCCACGATTTCGTCGATGCCTCCTGCTGGTGGCAGGCTCAGGAGGATCTGCGCACCCGCTACCTCGATCACGCCCATATCTGGGTGTTCGAGGAGCGCGGTGACCTGCTCGGATTTATGGCGCTGGTAGACAACTACCTCGCCGCCCTCTTTGTGCGCCCCGACCGACAGGGACGCGGCGTCGGCCACGCCCTCTTGCAGGAGGCGAAGCGTCAGGGTGCGTCGCTCCACGCCAGAGTCTTCGTGGAAAATTCCCAGGCTGTGCGCTTCTACCGCCGCCACGGCTTTGTCATCGAGGCGGAGGAGTCCGACCCCCTTACCGGCCACCCCCAGTACAAGATGTGCTGCGAACCCGCATGA